In the genome of Oncorhynchus clarkii lewisi isolate Uvic-CL-2024 chromosome 4, UVic_Ocla_1.0, whole genome shotgun sequence, one region contains:
- the LOC139406973 gene encoding solute carrier family 35 member F6-like has translation MAWTKYQLFLAGLMLTTGSINTLSAKWADMFSAKGCKDSPEHAFAHPFVQAVGMFLGELSCLAVFHMLLCHDRRRPEPKMNTGQSFNPLLFLSPALCDMTATSIMYVALNMTSASSFQMLRGAVIIFTGLLSVAFLGRRLVASQWTGILITILGLIVVGLADFMSGHKNDSHKLSEVITGDLLIIMAQVIAAVQMVLEEKFVYKHDVHPLRAVGTEGFFGFFILSLLLIPFFYIPVGSFSNNPRHVLEDALDAFCQISHNPMIILALLGNTVSIAFFNFAGISVTKEISATTRMVLDSLRTVVIWVVSLALGWEQFHGLQVLGFIVLLVGAALYNGLHRPVLARILCCASVEEEEVNPVERTRLLDEGRVQEEG, from the exons ATGGCTTGGACAAAGTATCAACTCTTTCTTGCGGGTCTTATGCTCACAACCGGCTCTATCAACACGCTATCAGCAAA ATGGGCTGACATGTTCTCCGCAAAGGGTTGTAAAGACTCCCCTGAACACGCATTCGCCCACCCATTTGTACAG GCCGTAGGGATGTTCCTGGGGGAGCTCAGTTGTCTGGCTGTCTTCCACATGCTGCTTTGTCATGACAGACGGAGACCAGAGCCCAAGATGAACACGGGCCAGAGCTTCAACCCCCTCCTTTTCCTTTCCCCTGCCCTCTGTGACATGACTGCGACCTCCATCATGTATGTTG CTCTGAACATGACGAGCGCCTCCAGCTTCCAGATGTTGCGCGGGGCAGTGATAATCTTCACAGGCCTGCTCTCGGTGGCCTTCCTAGGGCGCCGCCTGGTAGCCAGTCAGTGGACAGGCATCCTCATCACTATCCTGGGGTTGATAGTGGTGGGCCTGGCTGACTTCATGAGCGGACACAAGAACGACTCTCACAAACTTAGCGAGGTCATCACTG GTGACCTTCTGATCATCATGGCCCAGGTCATTGCTGCTGTCCAGATGGTTCTGGAGGAGAAGTTTGTCTACAAGCATGATGTTCATCCTTTACGGGCAGTGGGCACTGAAG GGTTCTTTGGCTTCTTCATCCTCTCGCTCCTCCTCATCCCCTTTTTCTACATCCCGGTGGGCAGCTTCAGCAACAACCCCCGCCATGTCCTTGAGGACGCGCTGGACGCCTTCTGCCAGATCAGTCACAACCCCATGATCATCCTGGCGTTGCTCGGTAATACAGTGTCCATCGCCTTCTTCAACTTTGCCGGCATCTCTGTCACCAAGGAGATCAGTGCCACCACGCGCATGGTGCTGGACAGCCTGCGCACTGTGGTCATCTGGGTGGTCAGTCTGGCTCTGGGCTGGGAGCAGTTCCATGGGTTACAGGTGTTGGGTTTCATTGTGCTGTTGGTGGGTGCGGCACTGTATAATGGGCTTCATCGCCCCGTGCTAGCAAGGATTCTGTGCTGCGCCAGTGTGGAGGAGGAAGAAGTCAACCCAGTGGAGAGGACGAGATTGCTGGACGAGGGAAGGGTGCAGGAAGAGGGCTAA